AGAAGCAATGTCTGGAGCAATCACAAAGTTTGCCGTCACATCTATGGTGATGTGGATGGACCCTGTTGCAATCATGTATGGGTTTATCTACCATATTTTTCCAGGTTTAATTGTTGTTCCCTCTACTTTATGTTCTACAATACTTAATATTTTGTATGGTACTGAAGCACAGACATTCATATCAAAATGATGTTTTACTTCTTGGTCAGGTGTCGGTCAGCTTTCCGCCTCAGCGCAAACTATGGCGAGTGGATTCCTTGCTGTCATCTCGGTCAATCTGGTGATCAGCTTTTACATATACATGGCCATGAAGGAGGCTCCCCATCAAGAGCCACAACCTGATCCAACCTTTCTAGCAAACGCCAAAGCAAGCATTAACCAGCCAACTTCTTATCAAGTGAGTGATGATTCCCATGGGAAGGGAAAGGTGGAGTAGGCAGTAGCGTAAATTGAGTTGAGTTTTATGGCCATGATACACATGCTATCCAGAGTCAATGTGTTTTTGTAATATTATGTCCTTCTAGTTCGATGTAGTCGCTGAAAACTTTCAGGATTATGGAAGCTATAAGAGGATGATTGTACCTGTTATTGGTAGAGACTGTGTTCAACTGTTAATTTTGTTATGATGTTGATAGAGACTACCATGATCATAATTTAGGTTCTACTTTTACTAATTCTACCAGATCTTCTTTAACACATAATTTAAGCAGATCCATCTTTATCAACTAGGTTTGTTACTTATGCCATGTTTGATAAAAAACATTGACTCTCTTTGGACTTTGGAGTAGTTACTTTTGCATTCAATTGTTAGTTGTTTATTTAACCAAGAAGTAACTGCAAAAAATCAGTGGAGCAGAAGGGATATGTCATTGTTTCACAACAAATAATCAATGCATTTTGTGTCGTGAAACAGAATAGGTTCTCTATagtaggcaattctggggcaacaagaggaactcaagacccaccttcaccaagaacaactcaagtgggttcaaacccaagcaacgagtgaggacatgctataactgtggtaatgtgagtcacttcgtggccggatgcccctatgagaaaagggaagataacgggagcaagctcattcgcaaagacaaaaccaagtcattcccaatcaagaacaactttgtgaagaaaccccacccaaagggtatggtggcccttgaagagtacccctccgatgatgatgacgatgatgatatggtggcaaccgcAACTGTTGccattgccaccccctctcccaagaaggtgtctctcttcaacgcccccaacgagaaccacatcaccaagtgcctcatggccaaaggtatcgatcaggtaacccccatcattaagtccAACATCGCTacttctccttcattgttgaattgtgttgatgatagtgatgttggggaacttaatgagcatgatcttgacaaatttctgtgcactaTCAAGGGAgattccaagaagcactttgttgctctcttggaacaactgggtgaggctaatgacctcattgagtctcatgaggagaccatctccgagcttcagggacatagttgtGACTATGcggatgagattgctgaactatctattgcactagaaaaggagcacactcttcgtttggctcttgaggagtcatacaacgatgactgcgctaaaatgcaaaagaaactagatcatgatactgttcttactcgtatgcttaagtctgaaaaggatgctcttggggtttgccatgacagactcaaagtggagtttgacacacttgacaaggctcacaaggtcttgaaaggtgttcatttctctctgaaagagtctcatgatcaactccaagcaaagcttagctAGGAAATCTCTacctgtcctccctttgtgttaattgataatgcttgtacaactaacccttgttgtgagcatgtacatcttgtggaggaaaattccaagttaaaggagagacttgagaagggccatgtgtcatgcatacaaggcgaaaagagcctgaacgacctcttgagcaatcaaaagggtgtggtaggaaaggagggacttggacttacctccaagtcaaaaacaaaaaggaggaacaggaacaaacgatcccctaccctcatggacatctttttcaaagagggcgaagggactcaggaggtgaacaggaacaaggtggatgatggtaacgtcaagaagggcaaaaccattcctaccaacacagccggcaaactcaatccttcctatgttttatgtcgtgctggtgatgggcatgcttatgccagatttgttggttcttactatgagtccattgaatgggctatttgggttcctaagacccttgtctctaacattaaaggacccattcaaaaatgggtacctaaaaccaagccttgatctattgcaggagtttgcttccggtggggtgtcatggttgctcgatagtggagcaacaaatcatatgaccggaagcaaggacttagtggtggatgtgcatccttctccatctatgcccacccatgtccaattcgacgatgcatcctcgtcaaaggtattgggatttggtaaggtggtcatctctcaagagttatctattgagaaggtcatgcttgttgagtctcttgcctacaatttactttcggttcgtcaacttgcaattatgggtttttccacattctttaatcttgatactgtggtcctcttgAGGAGCaatactcttaaagtagcctatgttggatatgtcgaaaatggtctctatgtggtgaacttttcaaagcgacccactaagactgcgacttgtctaatggctaaagttgatgtgggttggctttggcatcgccgactagctcatgtcaatatgagatctttgcaaattcttctcaaaggggaccatattcatgggctaacaaatgtgagttttgctagagatcgtgcttgcagtgcctacaTTGAAGAAaaaattcatgaaactgctcatcgtccaacgactctcatttacactaagaggccattggagctcctccatatggatcttttcggtcctccatcatttgatagtcttggaggcagaaagtactgcttggtgattgttgatgactactcaagatacacctgggtatatttcttcaagaggaagagtgagactcaacaaactgtcatcaactttactaatgaagctcaacgtcaacatgaagcaaaggttttgatgattagaagtgacaacgccaccgagttcaagaactacaccttggatgagtttctaggtgatgagggaataaaacatcaatattcagcaccatatacccctcaacataaGGGCGtgtcggaaaggaagaaccggactttcatggatgctgcaagaacaatgatggcggaattcaaatctccatataacttttgggctgaggccatcaacacagcatgtcacgcgcccaatcggctctatatccgcgaagtcttgaacaagactccatatgagattctcaccggaaacaaacccaatctcaagtacttccgggtattcggttgtaagtgtttcattctcaagaaaggtgcacgtttagctaaatttgattctagagcacaagagggcatctttgttggttatgctacaaactctcatgcttactgtgtcctcaacaagtccaccggactcattgatgagacgtgtaacatggagtttgatgaaaataatggctcccaagtggagcaaagtggtctttgtgatgtaggttatgaaattcctccccaagccataaggagaatggggattggtcaaatactccccattgaggaaccccttgtggccgaaggagaagtaaAATGCTCTACTCaattggagccatcaccctcacaagccccacacgcttccgatgaacaaagagaagaccctcaacaagttgaacaagctcaaggtcaagatcaattgcccaacgatggtgatgtgtcccatgatgtacaagcacttacccaaggttccgaacctgctcaagatcaagatcaagtgcaactacaagatccagaccaaatagaagtacaagatcaagatcaagagcaaccacaagtacaaggacaaacaagtgaacctgctcaagtcgaaaatcaagttgatcaggatactgtctcgcaattcccttctgcagcaccaaaagctggtgccaagggaggtccaagacgcaagggcaagcaaagtaaacaagtcgatgctccccagttatccaatgaataactcttggagcgtcgagcagccaagattgcgaataaGCTGAgattcaagtcacatcttatgaagaatgtacttggcagtttaaaaaggggagtatccacccgtcaacagatttggaattattgtgagcatcacgcgtttgtttcatattgtgaacctcaacaggtacaggaagcgctcgatgatgaggattggcttatggccatgcttgAAGAACTAAACAACTTCGAGcataatcaagtctgggatttagtgccaagaccaaaggagaaacATAATGTCATTGAGACCAAAGGGATTTTCAAAAACAATCAAGATTCCAATGGGatagtgattcgaaacaaggcaagattggtggctcaaggctactcccaagtcgagggtatcgactactgtgaaacctttgcccctgttgcttgtctagaatctattcgcatgctgcttgcattttcttctcgtcataatttcaaattacagcaaatggatgtgaaaagtgcttttcttaatggtcctttaaatgagttggtctacgtcaaacaacccccgggattcgaacaccccaagctccccaatcatgtgtacaaaattaataaggcactctatggccttaaacaagccccacgaatgtggtatgagtatcttactgagttgttacaagatcgtgggtttgaaattgggaagatagatcccactctttttactaagaggcttaaaggggatttgttcatatgccaactatatgttgatgatatcatttttggttctcctaacatttctttcaatgaagaatttgctgcactaatgaccgagaaatttgagatgtccatgatgggagagttgaagttcttcctcggattcgagattaaacaaggcttagaagggaccttcatcaaacaagccaagtacactcaagacatgctcaaaaggttcgagctcaaagatgtcaagccggtcaagttccccatgccaacaagatgcaagcttgacagtgatcccaatggtaaagcagtggatcaaaaggtatatcgctccatgattggatccctcctttacctttgtgcatctagaccagatattaagtTGAGTGCAGGgatctgtgcacggtttcaatccgcaccaaaagaaagtcattatatggctgttaagcgaatctttcgatatttggctcataccccaaactttggtctatggtatcccaaaggagcaaacttcaacctagtgggctattctgactcagattgggcaggagattgtgtggagaggaagtcaacttctggaggatgccaattccttggtcgctcactggtaagttggtcttcaaagaagcagaattgtgtctcactatcatctaCCAAAgccgagtatgtggcagctgcaagttgttgtgcacagttgctatagatgaggcaaactttaaaggtttacggtgtcacttgtgacaaagtgcctcttctatgtgacaatcaaagtgctatcaagatttccctcaatccggtgcaacatagcacaaccaagcatattgatattggccatcacttcattcgtgaacatatcaagcttggtgatattgaggttcacttcatccacactaaaGCGCAACTtggagatattttcactaagcccctagatgaagcaaggttccgggagttaaggcaagagctaaatatcattgattcaagtaatgtggattgaaactaggcactttgcacctcactatgcattagatcttgttctagatgtaggcatggatataggcggagtgttgttctctcaatgaactttccctccccccattatgcataaattgatcaagtctttcatgTTGGCCATTACTaaatgacacttgtgcttcaaagacgagcgttgttcatgaacccaaggataattcttcgcggtgtcatacctttttctcaaacataggtggcctcggccaccgcccccacgtctctctcatatggaagaaaggatacaaaatgactagctAGTATACCTTGTTGGTGATATATTTTTATTACACTGACTAGTCATTGCCCACGTCTTTTCCATGGAATCATATGTCTCGTTGTGCtattttgagcggtactaccgccaggggtagcggtactaccgccagggatagcggtcctaccgccaggaccccagtctaCCACGACTTGACTAGGGCTATTAGGGCTGCCACAAGGGGGAgccgtactaccgccagggggagcagtactaccgcgaggaccccagcggtactaccgatggcccgtaccccttgggctatataaaggacggGGAGCCCGTTTTCTTTGCCCTcagtcttcttcctcgtggctcttccttcctctaccccgaactccccccgtttggatctctatctgtggagccccttctctcccttgagttggagggtttgctccactcctccttcctccatcaagtgccacggacaccggtaaagctcctccctttattctcttgattggtgttttcttgttctagggttaggatcttggtgatttggatccatggctatggtttgtgctttggtcttggatggaacgaaggagatattctaggggagtttagtcctatgattcattgtttttatcttgacatgccctaggttcttcatgttttagatcaagtattttttctcttattttggattagatctaaaactcgaatcctcttgactaggcatgtctctatctagatgttcttgaggtcctcatgtgattagggctatggtggttcttgtagtgattctatgcagtagccatggccctcgtaaatccaatctagccgttcTTGTGGGTCTTtctatattcagatctgaaagtcaaccccctagcggtactaccgccagcctggcggtactaccgctaggaccccaacggtactaccgccagcctggtggtactaccgctaggaccccagcggtactaccgccagggttagcggtactaccgccaggaggatatttttcgttttgtttggcaatgtgagtttattcttatgcttcttttttaccattgccttgactcctcctgtcgctctttttcggtgtgtgtcttgtgtgtcacaggtggtgctcgctgcTCGAATCCCCGGCGGGACACCCAACCGAAGCAGTACCGCACTCCagatgctccagagggctccgccacttccggtctgaatcccaaaaagaagtctttcaagaaggcaGCTCACAAGACCAAGGAGATCAACGTTCTctatatgccccctaaggattttctgcggttccacacccgcaatcactatctagaagagaaggcccagatcaagaatgtcgagcatctttggtcacgggatcactgcatgatctatcgcgacatcatcaagcacttcaagaagatgtttgttccagtgcagtggattgactttgctcaccttcagcggaaccgggattactttggtgaggctctctctttgattgacaagcttggcattaaagatatcatcaccttcaggcgagactttgatccagatgttgtggcccaattctatgtcactgttcactttgcacctgatgacgtgcgcaccatgacttggatgaccggtactcagaagatgacaggctcctggtcagaattcatgaagcttctcaaggtcgactttcagggagaTGAAACTCCTCTTGGGTTGCATCCTCATGCTCCGTCttcatctactgccacccccaaggataggctgcaacaactttatgtgaagaaaggtgtgctccccaagcatctggatatcatgcatcggatcttccgcaacactctctttcctcgcattggcaagtttgacgaggtgcatggtcatctagctgagatgcttctactctgtgaggaggctaggactaaggaatctgcccctcttgatattgcccatgtgatgttcaatgagctctggaactgcatcatgaaccgcaaggttcccatctacgggccctacttgtttgcctatattcgccagaggtGGCACGAGGTTTATCTGATAGATGAATTCCCtattcaggctgattactttgtgcatgatcctatcaagctccatatcaaagacaaatgggccaacccatccacttcatctcagcacatggacactaacacagagactgctgctgaaggaggccccgcttctcagtcccgctcttctgctatgccatcttgggaagtgaaactgaaggataaaatgaagactctcttttgtatgcaggccaagggacagtatcagtctcatgtggcccagaaggagaaccttcagaggcacaagcgtgtcttgaggacccttgatgttgatatctctcgcggctcagaggacgacattactccagagtctgattggatgcgggctcaaggttatcagtggtctgatgcagaggaggaggcgtctgaggaggacaatgagcaggaacaggacgatccggatgcgacggacgagtctggggctgatgaggatgtggagtgaCCACAtgtgtcgttaggtgtgcccctttttggtgtcttgtgccaaagggggagagagtctaggagctggatttgcgctttgctttagctttgcttatgtttatcgtgtttgctttgaacttggtttgatcttatctgctatctttgctttgtgtgatgtgagacttggactagtgtgagacttatttctatcatatgctCTTTAATTATCTCTAtcactatctttatgttcacatgctatttactgtgcaaatccggtattgtcatcaatccaccaaaaagggggagattgttagggcatatttatgcctaagtaattttggtgattgatgacagtaccgcaaaggactaatcgtgtgtgttgagatttcagataacacatgtcaatggCACACGACGACTCGCCCCcctccgtggaacagaagcacggtgttctctatgattctcttgatttgattcataggaacgccatactattaagaggggacctgtAGTCGAAAGATttaggtggaatcaattttgcacgcacacactttacctcctttccctttccctacaactttggagtggttcccgcctctggtttatctcctctaagcaaaaaggtctctcagcggtagtaccgctgtccctagcggtagtaccgctggagctggcggtagtaccgctggagctggcggtagtattgcccctggtcagcggtagtaccgctccaggaacttagtaccgccttcctagcggttgtacttcgtcggactttttgcgaagactttcttggcggtggttggcccggtagtgcatctgcactaccatgggcccagcggtagtaccgctgctaccagcggtagtaccgttggagtgccagcggtagtaccgctgcagccagcggtcgtactgctaggctcgggctgtgagtgggaaaacggttggattcccccccactatataaggggttcttcttgctctagaaccctatctttgaccctcccaagctccattgttgctccctaagctcaaaagtgtccgatctctctccctagccaatcaaacttgttgattctctagggattggttgagaaggcctagatctacacttccaccaagagacaagttgattcccccaccaatcccttgcggatcttgttactcttgggtgtttgagcaccctagacggttgaggtcacctcggagccacattccattgtggtgaagcttcgtggtcttgttgggagcttccaagctttgtgtggagttttccccaaccttgtttgtaaaggttcggtcgccgccttcaagggcacctatagtggaatcacggtaccttgcatcgtgtgagggcgtgaggagaatacggtggaccTAGtggttattggggagcattgtgcttccacaccgctccaacggagacgtacttcctgtcaaagggaaggaacttcggtaacgcatcctcgtcttcattggttccacttgtggttatctctaacctttacattgtgtatgcttatattgttgtgtatctcttacttgtcttagttatctttgttgttagcatcatataggttcacctctttgttgtcatttttgtgaacccttatgttgcttaccctcacttgctaagattaattaaaaagtggtcgttgcctattcacccccctctagtcaaccatatcgatcctttcataacgttgttttgacatccatttgccaaatttcataatcgaaaaatgcatatATTGCTAACATGcttttgatggacttaagcatcgctacgggtgagaaagtctcatcgtagtcaactccttgaacttgtcaaaaaccctttgccacaagtcgagctttatagacggtcacattaccgttcgtGTCCGTctacttcttaaagatccatttgttttgaatggcctttcgcccttcaggtaatacttccaaagtccatactttgattTCATACATAGAacgtatctcggacttcatggcctctaaccatttgttggaatccaggcccaccattgcttcttcatatctcgtaggttcactgttgtccaacaacatgattgataacacATGATTCCTGTACCACTTAGGAGTAgtatgtgcccttgtcgacctacgaggtccgacaacaacttgatctgaagtttcatgataatcatcattagcttcctctttaaCTGGTGTAGCTTCGAAAGAAACTTCTTTCTGTCGTGCGCCACCATcccgttgaagcaaaggttctacaacctcctcaagttctatcttcttcccactcaattctttcgagagaaactctttctcaagaaatgctccgtttttagtgacaaacactttgccttcggatctgagatagaaggtgtacccaattatctcttttgggtatcctatgaagaaacactttccgctttgggtgccagcttttcaggctgaagctttttgacataagcatcacatccccaaactttaagaaacgacaactttggcttcttgccataccatagttcatatggtgtcgtctcaacagattttgatggtgccctatttaaagtgaatgcagctgtctccatagaatgcaccatagccccaaaatgataatgacaaattgttaagagacatcataggacGCAccgtatctaataaagtacgattacgatgttcggtcacaccattacgctgttgtgttccacgcggtgtcaactgtgaaacaattgcaCATTGTCAtatgtgatcaccaaactcgtaacccagatactcacctcctcgatcaaatcttatgaatttgatcttcttgttacgatgattttcaacttcactctaaaattgcttgaacttttcaaacatttcagacttgtgcttcattgggtaaatataaccatatctactcaaataattagtgaaggtgagaaaataacgatatccaccgtgcgcctctatgctcattggtccgcacacatcagtatgtatgatctccaacaagtcacttgcacgctccagtgtttcggagaatggagtcttagtcatcttgcccatgaggcatagttcacatgtgtcaagtgattcaaaatcatgtgactccaaaagtccatcaacatggggtttcttcatgcgttttataccaatatgacctaagcggcagtgccacaagaaagtggcgctatcatcattaaatctacatcttttggcctcaatgttatggatatgagtgtcatcactatcgagattcaacatgaacaaatccctcacattaggtgcatgatcataaaagatattactcatatgaaCAGAACAAGcattattatctgacttaaatgagtaaccgtctcgtagtaaaaaagatccagataaaacgttcatgcttaacgcagacactaaataacacttacttaggttcatcactaatcccgacggtaattgaagtgagagctagccgacggtgatcgcatagacccttggaaccatttcccacgcgcatcgtcactttgtcctttgccagccttcttttattccgcagctcctgtttcgagttgcaaatgtaagcaaaaaaaccggtatcaaatacccaggcactagtacaagagctggtgaggtacacatcaataacatgtatatcaaatataccttgtttggcattggccgccttcttatcagccagatacttggggcagttctgcttcgagtgaccattccccttgcaatgataacactcagtctccggcttgggtccagacttaggtttcttcgtcggaggggcaacggctttgccattcttcttggagttacccttcttgcctttgccgtttgtcttgaaatttgtggtcttattgaccatcagcacttgatgttctttctggatttgtgACTCAATGACTTTCAACATTGCAAACAGCTCAACGAGTGACTTAttaatcccttgcatgttgtagtgaacataaagcctttgtagctaggcggcagtgattgaacaaCTCTGTTAGGATAGCTTCTGGTGGGAgatcaattcccagctcagccagatggttagagtacccagacattctgagcacatgttcactgacagacccgttctcctccattttgcaagcatagaacttatcggaggtctcatacctcactATCTGGGCATTCTTCCCAAAGCTAAACTTCAAGTCCTCGAACATCTTATAtgatccatgacgttcaaaacgtctttgaagtcccggttctaagccatacaaaaccgcacattgaactaatgagtagtcattctTACGCGTCTGCCATACGTTCATAACTTCTGGCAATGCAGGTTGGGGTAGTTCATCACCTAgcgacgcatcaaggacatattgcttttgggcagccgtgaggataagcctcagattatgggccaagtcaacaaagttgcttccatcatctttcaacttagctttctctaggaacgcattaaaattctggGTTGCTACtctgcgagccattgatctacaacataaaattttgcaaagattacttagactatgttcaaaataattgaTTTTAGCTAATcacattactaataaactcccactcaaattgacacccctctagtcattcgagtgacaaatgatccaaattcactaaatcaagtccggtcatcacgtgagttgagttagcttcaattgTGAACATctttatgttgatcatatctactatatgactcatgtttgacctttcggtctcttga
This genomic stretch from Hordeum vulgare subsp. vulgare chromosome 6H, MorexV3_pseudomolecules_assembly, whole genome shotgun sequence harbors:
- the LOC123406114 gene encoding uncharacterized protein LOC123406114, encoding MSGAITKFAVTSMVMWMDPVAIMYGFIYHIFPGVGQLSASAQTMASGFLAVISVNLVISFYIYMAMKEAPHQEPQPDPTFLANAKASINQPTSYQVSDDSHGKGKVE